One Alicyclobacillus acidoterrestris DNA window includes the following coding sequences:
- a CDS encoding GNAT family N-acetyltransferase yields MIRWVIRRSKERGCHMVQLTTDRQRVDALRFYERLGFQATHVGLKLHI; encoded by the coding sequence TTGATTCGATGGGTTATTCGACGATCGAAAGAACGTGGGTGTCACATGGTTCAATTGACGACGGACAGACAGCGGGTAGATGCGCTGAGATTTTACGAACGGCTGGGATTTCAGGCTACACATGTTGGACTGAAATTGCATATTTGA